Within the Oncorhynchus kisutch isolate 150728-3 linkage group LG13, Okis_V2, whole genome shotgun sequence genome, the region tacctcgaagctagcataaaaggcatttagtttGCGGCTGGGTTTCACtctgtagtccataatagttttcaagccctgccacagccAACGAGCGTCAGAGGCGGTGTAGAAATCAACAAATACAGAAGACACTGCTTTAATGAAAATCTTTATGATTTAGCTTTTAGAGTGTGATCTTCTCAAAAGTATATTAGTTCTTTCTCTATAAATGGCATGACATTCACGCATACCACAAGATACAGAATAAAGTGCTACTGTTCATgtcaaagagagaaaaaaaaaaactgcagaaTAGCTAGAACCATAGGATCAAAAAAACATTAACAAAGTCTTACATGTCTCCCAAAACATTTAGTCAGGATTGGATCTTGATTAGAAAAAGCCAACAATGTAGGCATCAACAATACCTAAAGTTTGCTATAAGCACACCACTATACATGGCactttttcaagcagaaactCAAAACAAGTGTATAGTTTTAAATAAGTCTCACATTTGAAATAGACATTTTGGCAAAGATCGACACATCTTCAGCCTCCGTGTAACAAAATACTAAGTATGATTTCATACAGATAAACAAAAATATGTTTGGAACAGAAAGGCATTTTGTTTTACTAAAGTCAATCAAATAGGACATGCATTGTAAAACTCATATTGAAGATTTTTCCACAAGGTGCAGAATTGTAACTATGAATGAAGTATGAAGATAAGAACTATAACTGGAGAAACTATACAGTGCAGTACATGGATATACATAGTATTACTATTTGGGAGTGTAGCAAACACAAAAAGGTCAGGTTATGCATTTCAGCCAAGTCAGAGTTGGAATGTTAAGAAGTGTGTGAACCGGTTGATGTGTACTGCAGTCATAGGAGGACGACTCACCAagtagtgtcccaaatggcaccctattctctatatagtgcactactttttacaagatcctatgggccctggtcaaaagtaatacactacaaaggcaatagggtgccatttgggaagtaaCCTAGGTGAAAAGGAACAGAGGACTCTACGTGTTGGAGGAAAAACAACAGTTATtttcaacatttatttttttcaacAGCTCTTCATTTTGCTAACTTTTTACTTAGTCTTTTTCTCTAAGAGGTAAGCATTACTTCAGTGCAGCAGATATTTACAAAACCACCACCAACCATGAGTAGAAAAAGGAAAGTCAAATGCCATCTATATATGGtccattgttttttttgttgcaatatCAATATTTTACATCTTACAGTATCTTCTTACAGTTGACAACTATACTAAAATGTACTGGGGTTATGTTATGTGATGCTGATATAGTACAGTACAAGCTTACTCTGGTAAGGATAGTAATaggctgtcccaaatggcaccctatttcctatataatgTAATCATTTTGACCAGACCCCAAAATTGGGCACTATATAGGGGGTAGGATTGTCATTTGGGAAGCAACAATGACCCGTTTCCTTAATTTAGATGCAGCTCGCTCTGTTCAGACAGCCAGtgtctggagggagagaagaagcctAGGGTGCTGTCTACTGGAACACCATGCTCATTTATTTATTGTCCAACAACAGAAGACATCAATCGGTCACAAGCTGCACTGCCTGCTGCCATTTTATGTTAGTCCAGGTTCTTCTCAAACGTTGCCATGATGTCACTCTGCATGGTCATGTCAATGATACCAGACATCTGAGGAAGGAGAGGCGGTAGGTTATGAGATTACAGTCTGGGATTCAACTGTATAAAAGAACAGAAGAATGACTGGCATAATAAAATACATGGAAGAGGAATAAAAGGAACGTACAGCCTCCCGTCTGCGTCGCTCCTGTTCTCTCCTGCGggccatctccctctccctgtccacaGAGGTCTGAGTAGtgaggggtggaggtggggttggGGCTGGGGCAGCCGCTAGAGGCTCCTCTCTCAGGGCCTCTGGAGCTTTAGGAGACGGAGGCTCCACGATGGCCTCTGTCTGCAGGGGGATCTCTGCTGGCTCTGGGGTTGGAGTTCTACAGGGCAGGGGCTCTGGTTCTGCTGCTCTAGGTGGCACTGATACTGGCATAGTCAGGCTGAAAAGAAAACGTCACAACAATGTCAGCTAGCGCATCAAGTATCACTCACATATTGATAGAGATCTACTTCATTATTTGAGGATTTTGGACAAGGAATTATTTCCTACAAGACATGAAACTGATACGACTAAGAAAATATGTTTATGACTGGATGGATGAATAATACCTGCTCTTCCCAGAAGCCATCTCCTTCATCTGCATCCTCCTTAGAATCAgagctttctccctctcctccttttctatGGCTGCCCTGCGAAACTTATCAAAGCTCTCCTTCGATGACCTCACCGTAGAAGGAGTGGAAAGCGACATCTTCCTCAGACTAGCCCAGGAGTCTGCGTTCTTCAGGACAATATCCTACCAAGGATAGTTTCACAAATTAAGTTTAACTTTTTTCTGACAAATAATATGAATGCATCTATGGGCATGCATACAATGTTTTTCAAGTAATTAATGACAATGGTAGTGTTAAGTTCCATTCACATACCTTTTTGGCAGGTGTGTTTTTTCCGTCAGCAGTGGTTTTATTAGCTGGATGAGATAGGCAGGTGTTTCCACCATCAAACACACTGTCAGAGTGTCTGGTATCTGGGGAGGCAGAGTAAATAGAATCCATTTAAAAGATTTCTGGAAGAAATTCTAAAGGAAAACATTTACACAGCGTACACTGAGTGTACGTACACACATACAAAGTTGTGCTTACTAGTCTGTTTCTGCAGCTTCCTGTAGGGaatctcctccagtgattccgaGGGCCTCCTGTCATCCTTCACAGGTTGTAATGGGCTGTCTTGTAGAGGGGACAACAGCACTGGGTACAGCTGCTACCAAAAAGTGAGATTTAGTGTTAAACCGCCATTACCACTCCCAGAGCTAAGGCCAATGCTATTTCACACCATCTGTCTCCACTCATTAAGGATTTGGCCAGTAAAAACAGTTAAATCGCAACAAAAAGGAAAAAGAACACAGTAGACTTGTATCGATATTAACCCAATTTCCTTCCCCCAAAAATATACCAGCCAACTCTTTTGATATTAATAAATGCCAAGGACAGAGACATTCATTTAAACAGTGATTTATTCCAGCGTCACAATTTATCCATCAACAACAGGAAGAGGAGGGCATACCTCATATCTGCTGCCAGTAGCCTGTAATAAACCTACAGGAGGAGAGGTCAGAGGGGACAACAGCGCGGATAGACCTGATGGACAGGAGAAAAACAAAGCAGTGCATTATTCTCCACAGACAGACACCAATACTGTGGATGTAAGCAGGCAGCAGTTGATGGTGAGCAGAGCGGGATGAGACATGCAGCCTAGGCTACAGCGATGGTGACATGGCATCTATAACACACTGCAAACaaagagacaaaacacaccatctacagacaacacacagacatgatcagCTATGGGCTGAGAAGCAGGCAGCACACAGGGGAGTGGACATGCCAACAGCTACAAGCTAGGGGGATGCTTAGCTGACTGAAGAGATCTTACCTTCCTGTTGTGCCCTATCAGGTAGATTGAGATAAACTGGCCCAGTTTTCACCTCCTGTGTCTGGCCTGGTGACTGACAacgaggagaggtgaggagtgctAAGGGAGAGGGCTGGGGCAAACAGCGTAGGCTGGAGGGAGGTTCTTGTGTGGGGGTGGATGTTGTGCTGAGAGGGTCTGTGGGCAGAGTTAGAGCCAGGAAGGGGTCACAGGAGGCAGCAGAAGGGGGAGTGAGGGAAGGGGTAGTAGGGCACTCAGATAGGGGGTCTTGTTGTTGGGGCTGACTGTCAGTGAGCTGCTGGGGGGCCACCATGTTTTTGCGAGGTAGTGGTGCTGCTTTGGAACTAGGTCTTGAAGGCTGCGGAGGCAGACTGCTGTGTAAGGCTGAAGACAAGTGGGGAGGGGAGATTCAAGAGTAACAGTAAGATAAGGCTTCCATCCCAATCTGACTTCATAGCTAAAATCAACTCAATTTCATCCCAcgagagacagaaacactgaCCAGAGAAACCTGGCACCCCACCTATTTAATCTCTAACCCAAACAATGCAATCCTTGGTCCAGCCTGAGACTTTCAATGGGCTTAAAACCTGCTGGTTTACAGGATAAATTGCATTTCCACAGCTAGGGTTGACACTAAGGACTTTGGAAGAGCAGTGTCAACCACCTTTAAATCATTAAAGGGCAGTGTTACAGAACTTGACATGATTGTCCATTGGGTTCCTTTATAGCCAACACACAGAACATGAAGGCAACAAGCGTTTATTACCTGGGGGTGAGATGAGCAGATCTAGAGGAGGCTGGGCTGGGTACTGCTGTGTAGACTGGCCTTTAGTGACTGCTGCTGGGGGTGGAGAGGCAGGCAGCGGCTGGCTGGTCTGGAGAGAAGATTCGGACAATGAGTCTTCTCAGATTTCTTATTTTTAGACTTCAGTTGAGAAGGAAAGGACTTACAATTTATAATGAAAACGCACTGTAGTTCCAACCTTCAAGTATATTCATCCAAATATCACAAAAGTGAACATATAACCATGTGAATTAGGCCACTAGTTTAAAGGAAGCAGGGCCTATGTTACAGATTTACCTTGGTCTTGACCTTGTGTGGATCACCTTTGCTTTTCTTCTTCTTGGTTTTCTTCACTGAAAGACAggtacaatagtcatttaaaTTGACCCATTGTAGGATAACTGTACTTCACTTACTTTCAAGTAATATCAAAACAATTCCACTGACCTACTCTGGAATCACTGCTCTCATACCAATTCTCAGCTGAAGCTTAAGTTGTGATCGCAAGCAAATGTGTCTAGTAGGCTTTAACGATTTATGATaaaaatgaaaagaaaaacaactgaacagtaaaatgtcaaattgtttatgaaaatgtatttatttgaacCTTTTAGGTGTTGACCACCAAGACTAACTATGTTAAAGGTTAAACTGGAACAAGAAAACAATAGCACTGGCTACAAAATGAAGTGCAGCAGAAATCCTACTCCATCAAGGTCTGCATTAACATTAAAATCTGTTCATTACTTTAAATACATCATAGATTGTATGAGTTTTAAGCTAATATTGCTCTATACTAAATCATgcaaaaacccaacacaaaaagTACAAAAATCGAAGTACAATCAAAACCAGTATAATTGTGATGAGGACCAGCTGTGACTCTGCAATGGTTCGGAGTATGGAGGGTGAGACGAGGGGGGCGAATAGTATGGTAACAATGTCTGGTACTTCCCTAGCCCTACCCATCtgatttttgttatgtttatcgaaAGATGTATAGCTACCGGTAGGAGTGAAAATAAGATCTCTGGCTTATAATTAGTGGCTAGTCTGTATGGGTCGTTTTTAATAACTTGTCCCCATGCAGCAGCAGTCTGGGGCCCATTGGAAAATTAACATTTTGTACAGAAGACTGGCTGTTCTCATTTCAAACCTAACCTAGAGTTTGTTTTCAAAAGGTCAAATAATTCTGTGAAACTACAACAAAACAATAAGATTATCAAAAATAAATATAACACCCTGTCTATAGAGTTGGCTCTATAGACAGACTAAACGTATGtaataatacaatttaaaaaactatATTTCTTCAAGTATTTTGGTTTCGCCAGCAGGTGAAAAGGTGACTGAGTTCTACTGTGCTACAGAGGCTAGAGAGTCCCAGTGGGTTTTAAGCCATATCTTTTTCACTCAAGCCATGTGTAGAGTGGGGAAAGGGAgtgggtaggtagggagggaggaaagtgCTTAGTGCGGAGGAGAACAGCTAACCTGAATCAGAGTCACTGCTATCAGAATTGCTAGaatcactactactgctgctggagCTGTCAGAGCCGAAACCCTCACAGAGACGGGATGGCTGGGCTAGATCTGGGACAGCAGGAGCCCTGGGGAGCTCATCTGGAGAAAAACAGAGGGGGACAACTGTTATGTATAggacaacagagagaaagactgaggCAAGCACTGCACATTTGAGTTATTCACTATTGGACACAAGAGAGAAAACATAGAAGAACCCATATTCCCTGACTCTTCTAAGGACAACAAGGCCCCTAGATCACAGACACACTGGTCCTTGACAGATCCATATACAAATACGAGAGGCCCAGTTTTCAGAATGGCTGCCATGTTAGCGCTCATATAGAACTTTATTCTTGAAATGTTGGTGATGTAACAAAACGAGAGCGCCTACGACAGTTCCCTATGAAATGACCCGCTGTAAACAAGCAAAACAGTGCAGGGAATTTGACATTTATATTGATTAGCATTCAGGGTAATGTGTATCCAAGTCTTTACTGTGTTGTAGTGTCAAAAAATTACATATCTGCTTTCACTGGACATCTTCATAGGTTTTGAAAACTATCAGAAATAAACACAACGCAAAAGCGTTATCACATAGCAATGGAGGAGAAAGTGGCACCCTCTGAATGTTCAACCGCATTGAcccaactatatatacacactgtatgGCTCTGGTCCTTGCTACCACAGATTCACTGTTTACTTACTTGTTGTCTTTTTCTTCTTTGCCAGTGAGCTCATTTCTTCAGTAATACTCTGGAGATATTTCTCTGCATCCTGCTTCTTCACAGTCTGTATTGGTCCTTTGGTTTTCACCAGCTTATTCACTGGTAGAAAGAAGATGGAAAATAACTGACATTTGAGCCTGGTAATGTCCTTGGTCAGCAGTACTGAGATATACAGTGCAATGATCAACCCGCAAGGAAGCTCAGAAAGAAAGGTGTGTACTACAACTACTCACGGTTGTGTTTCTTGGGCCGTTTCCTGAGGCAGGTCATGGCGAAGCTCTCCAGGGCCCTGAGGGTGGAGGGCTTGAGGGTCTCAAAGTCGATCTCGATCTCCTCAGGGTTGGCATTTCTGAGCGAGGCCTCCCTGGCCTGGATGATGTTCACCACCTTACCCAGTTTGTCCCCCGGAAGCTTGTTGATGTCCAGGCTCAGCTGCCTCTTCTCACCGTACGACATGGGCAACGCTGGCACCTCTTCCTCATCAGACTTGTAGGGCACCATTGGGAGTGCCATTTTCCTCCTCTTGCCGTGCCTACAGAGGGGTGAGATAACATTAAGAAACTCTTGGTAGGACAATGGAAGTTAGTTTCAAAGTAAAATTGGCAACAATACTCAGTAATCCTGTGTATTGGCTGAAGAAAAGGAGTTACACTGGGGATTGGGATTAGAAAACAATTAGAGCAATTTATCAACAAGGATTTGCCACTTACACTGCAGACGTGCCCTTATTGATGCCCCTCTGCTGTACTTTAGGTTTGGTCTTCCTCAGGTCTTCTTCCTGCTTCGGTCTACCACTCGTTTCCTTCTTTTTTCTTCTCTCCTTTGATTTCTCTTTCTTCTTTGGTTTGAGCAGGGGCTCCTGGGTGAGTTTCTGCAGCTGATCGTGTACCGCTTTCAACTGAAAAGAAGAGTTAGATACGTGGCAGTAGGTAACAGAACAGTAATGTCAGCATGGCCAGGTAAGATGACACAACATACCTGTTCCTCTAGTTTAGCCAGCCGTAGAACTctggcctcctcttcctcctcctccgtaCCAGAGGAGGACTCTGATTCAGAAGAGCTCTCGCTGTCACTGCTGCCTGTGGTGGAAGAGCACTCAGGCCCATCTCCTCTCGCTTTCTTGTCCCTGTGGTGACCGTGGTGTCCTGGATCACCCACACTCCTCACTGGCTCGTCTGGAAGCTTCAGCCAGCGTGCCTCAAACACATCCTGGGTGGGTAGGGGCCACAAGTCATCTAGTCAAAACTTCTCACCAACCATTTATATTCATTCATATTGCACTTTTGTTATTCCATCGCAATTTATTTAAACAACTTCTAGGGACTGGACTGGCTGAAACCAAGGGCAATCATACCTGGAGTTTTCTTGCCATAATAACAACTtcgtgggtgggtgggttgtaTTTGTAACAGTTGGAAAACATGAGTCTGAAATCAGCAGCAAACTCCTGGGCATCCATGTACTCACGTTCGTCCATTTTTTTCTGTGAGAAAACACGCAAATACTGTCATCTTCATAATAGTGAGAGAGATCAAGGAACAAGATACAGCTACACCAAAGTAACCTTGGCAGATACTAACTAGCCCTCTTGTTCAACAAGTTTAGTGTAACACAGCTATCTAACCCGTATGGTGCCCAGGTCCATGGGCTGCTTGATGATGTCGTGGTAGTCGCGTAGACCCAGGGCCTCTGTATCCACCGGCTTATAGAAGGGCCAGCCGTAGGCAGCGTGCCTCTTGGTGAACATCTCCTTCAGGATGCAGTTACAGAATCGGAGCTGATCAGAGAGCTTCCTCTTCTTGCTCTGGTGGTGCTGGGGAGAGTCCGGCAGGTCTTTCCTGGGGGGTTTGATGGGCCGACTGCTGCCCCGCCTGGAGAACAGCTTACAGGCCGTCGAGCCATCAACAATTGGGGACGACTCGCAGCTGGTGATCGGAGCAGAGGCTGTCGGCGTGGTGGTGTCTGCTTTTCTCTTCACACCCTTCTTGATCTGAAACGATACAACAGCGCTGGGTGTTATCTGAGAAGGGTGGAAATTCAATCAAACTACAGACTAAACAGAGGTTGCACAATATACATGTTACAAAGTATTCTGGAAACTACAAAAGTGATGTTTATGTGGAATGTATAAGTGGTATAGAGGTTAAAGTTGCTGTCAAAAtatatacacaatacacactgAGGTAATTGTGAAGAGGTACTGACTTTGGCTGCTATGTGTGAGGAGAGCTGGGCAGCAGGGGGGACGGTGTGGAGGGCCTCAGGAGGGATGACTGTCACTGTCTGCTGGAACACCACCTCAGACACAGGGGACTGGGGCCTCAGCTTCGCCACACCTACACAGAGGAACATAGGACATTTAGAAGGCAGTGTGTACTCCTAGGAGAATATAATAGATAGTATGGAGCTCTATGGCCCTGTTTGAAAGTAGTCACtataaaagggaatagggtgccacccatttgggatgcatacaatTTATGTGCAAGATTAAGCAGCTGGAGCAGCTGTGTAGCCTACTAGCAGAGGAGGACTTCCTCCCACCCTTCACTGGTGTCTTGGTTGTGATGGCAGATATCTCAGTCTCTTCCTGGGGCATCTCAGCCACTCTCTGTAGGAAGATCTTCTCCAAGGCTTGGGCCATCAGAACTATGTCATCTCCAGGCTGGAAAAATGTAATCCCGATTATTGTGCATTCTGTCATTCAATAGGAGACCATGTAGGCCTACACTATTGGTGCACGGCAAATGATTACAATATGATTATGAAGAGTTAACTTTTTTTCCTTACCCGATTATATACATAGCAGTTGGTGAAGAGTTTGTTGAAGTCCTGTATGCATTCCAATGCTTTGCAGTAATAATTATTCTGAAGACGCTTCTTGATGGTGCTCAAGTCCATTGGCGTCTTGATAATTGTATAGTAATCCtaaaatagaaaaataatggGAAAACGTTAAATACAAAAAGATTATCAAggtggaggaaggaaggaggaaatgGAAAATGAAGATGGAggaaatgaaaaataaacaagTACAAAtttagccatttagcagacacttaccTAGAGCAACTTAGTCAGTGCACTCaacttatactgaacaaaaatataaaatataaaacgtaacatgtaatagtgtaataataataataataaagtggtcgcatgtttcatgagctgaaataaaaaatcccagaaatgttccatatacacaaaaagcttatttaaaaaataataataattgtgcacaaatttgtttacatccctgttagtaagcatttctcctttcccaagataatccatccacctgacaggtgtggcatatcaagatgctTCAACCGCATGAtcattccacaggtgcaccttgtgctgtggaaaataaaaggccactctaaaatgtgcagttgtgtcacaacaCCAGAGTTGAGGTGATctttttgagggagagtgcaattggcatactgactgcaggaatgttcccCAGAGCTGCTGaaagagaattgaatgttcatttctctaccataagtagCCTCCAACGTAATTTTAAAAGAATTagtcagtacgtccaactggcctcaactGTAGACCCcatgtaaacacaccagcccaggacctccacatctggcttaaTCACCTACAGGATAGTCTGAGACCAGTCaacaggacagctgatgaaacggaggagtatttccatctgtaataaagcccttttgtggggaaaaactcattttgaTTGCCTGGCCCATGctgcccagtgggtgggcctggctcatcccaggcccaatcatgtgaaatccatagattagaacctaatttatttatttcaattgactgatttccttatatgaactatgaCTCATTGAAATGATTGTGTTTAAATTTATTTAACCATATATAAGAGTCATTGCAAGTAACAAAAAGTGAGACTCACTGGAATGTGCAGTCCGACAGCATCAACAGGCGTCCTGAAAGGCCAGGAGAAGTTGTGTCTCCACAGGGCCTTGACCACCACCTTCTCCAGATACTGCAGCTGGTTGGTTTGGCGACCAGGTTTCTTTGGGTTGTTGAACTTCGGCGGAGGAGGGTTCACGCCTCCCACCCTGGACACCGAAGGGTATTTGGCGTCTGTCATCATGATGCAGTCCAAAGCGCGGTGGACACAGGGTAGCAGTTCAGAGCGACACTTATTTTCCGTAGCTCAGCTCTCATCACACATCTTCCTCCAATACTACTG harbors:
- the LOC109902746 gene encoding bromodomain testis-specific protein isoform X4 — protein: MMTDAKYPSVSRVGGVNPPPPKFNNPKKPGRQTNQLQYLEKVVVKALWRHNFSWPFRTPVDAVGLHIPDYYTIIKTPMDLSTIKKRLQNNYYCKALECIQDFNKLFTNCYVYNRPGDDIVLMAQALEKIFLQRVAEMPQEETEISAITTKTPVKGGRKSSSASVAKLRPQSPVSEVVFQQTVTVIPPEALHTVPPAAQLSSHIAAKIKKGVKRKADTTTPTASAPITSCESSPIVDGSTACKLFSRRGSSRPIKPPRKDLPDSPQHHQSKKRKLSDQLRFCNCILKEMFTKRHAAYGWPFYKPVDTEALGLRDYHDIIKQPMDLGTIRKKMDEREYMDAQEFAADFRLMFSNCYKYNPPTHEVVIMARKLQDVFEARWLKLPDEPVRSVGDPGHHGHHRDKKARGDGPECSSTTGSSDSESSSESESSSGTEEEEEEARVLRLAKLEEQLKAVHDQLQKLTQEPLLKPKKKEKSKERRKKKETSGRPKQEEDLRKTKPKVQQRGINKGTSAVHGKRRKMALPMVPYKSDEEEVPALPMSYGEKRQLSLDINKLPGDKLGKVVNIIQAREASLRNANPEEIEIDFETLKPSTLRALESFAMTCLRKRPKKHNLNKLVKTKGPIQTVKKQDAEKYLQSITEEMSSLAKKKKTTNELPRAPAVPDLAQPSRLCEGFGSDSSSSSSSDSSNSDSSDSDSVKKTKKKKSKGDPHKVKTKTSQPLPASPPPAAVTKGQSTQQYPAQPPLDLLISPPGLSALLSPLTSPPVGLLQATGSRYEQLYPVLLSPLQDSPLQPVKDDRRPSESLEEIPYRKLQKQTNTRHSDSVFDGGNTCLSHPANKTTADGKNTPAKKDIVLKNADSWASLRKMSLSTPSTVRSSKESFDKFRRAAIEKEEREKALILRRMQMKEMASGKSSLTMPVSVPPRAAEPEPLPCRTPTPEPAEIPLQTEAIVEPPSPKAPEALREEPLAAAPAPTPPPPLTTQTSVDREREMARRREQERRRREAMSGIIDMTMQSDIMATFEKNLD